A single genomic interval of Natronoarchaeum philippinense harbors:
- a CDS encoding M24 family metallopeptidase translates to MAADTTPSPDYERLAAELAERDAAALVVVGDRHDADLAYCAGGAQPARQSAVVLTPAETLLYVPDPVAGRASETFPGDAVRTFDAERRHPAQVAADALDDAAEGEVLTPATIGHDAALYLERAGYDVASTDAVAQARERKSDAELARIELAQQIAAAGIDRARTVLAEATVDGEQLLWDDEVLTTERLRREVDAAMAGAGGDPARNTRVGVDGPPVDPALDGAGATPLRPAATITVSVAPREPAGYHGRLSRTLVVDGEGGWERRANVATENARAAALAELSDGAGAAPASVRGEIVAELGAYGFDATPESGVVVAELGGGVGLERREAPRLTDGGEISAGTALAIRPGLSAPEQGHVELTDIAVVHEDGVELLGDYSTSMAVQQ, encoded by the coding sequence ATGGCGGCCGACACGACGCCGTCACCCGACTACGAGCGGCTGGCAGCCGAGCTAGCCGAACGCGACGCCGCTGCGCTGGTTGTCGTCGGCGACCGGCACGACGCCGACCTCGCGTACTGCGCCGGCGGCGCCCAGCCAGCGCGACAGAGCGCCGTTGTCCTGACGCCCGCGGAGACGCTTCTGTATGTGCCCGATCCGGTCGCCGGCCGCGCAAGCGAAACGTTTCCCGGCGACGCCGTCCGGACGTTCGATGCCGAACGGCGCCATCCAGCACAGGTCGCGGCCGACGCGCTCGACGACGCCGCCGAGGGGGAAGTGCTCACGCCGGCAACGATCGGCCACGACGCCGCGCTGTACCTCGAACGCGCTGGCTACGACGTGGCGTCGACCGACGCCGTCGCCCAGGCGCGCGAACGCAAGAGCGACGCCGAACTAGCGCGGATCGAGCTCGCCCAACAGATTGCGGCCGCAGGCATCGACCGCGCGCGGACGGTGCTGGCCGAAGCGACCGTCGACGGCGAGCAGCTCCTGTGGGACGACGAAGTGCTGACCACCGAACGATTGCGCCGGGAGGTCGACGCGGCGATGGCCGGCGCGGGCGGCGACCCGGCGCGAAACACGCGCGTCGGCGTCGACGGGCCGCCGGTCGATCCTGCGCTCGACGGCGCCGGCGCGACGCCGTTGCGGCCGGCCGCGACGATCACCGTGTCGGTCGCGCCGAGAGAACCGGCCGGCTACCACGGTCGCCTCTCGCGGACGCTCGTCGTCGACGGCGAGGGCGGGTGGGAGCGGCGGGCTAACGTCGCCACCGAAAACGCTAGAGCGGCCGCGCTGGCCGAACTATCCGACGGTGCTGGCGCGGCGCCGGCGTCGGTGCGGGGCGAGATCGTCGCGGAGCTGGGCGCCTACGGCTTCGACGCCACGCCGGAGTCGGGCGTCGTCGTCGCGGAACTGGGCGGCGGCGTCGGACTGGAGCGACGGGAAGCGCCGCGATTGACCGACGGCGGCGAGATCAGCGCGGGCACCGCGCTGGCGATTCGACCCGGGCTTTCGGCTCCGGAGCAGGGCCACGTAGAACTGACTGATATTGCGGTGGTCCACGAGGACGGCGTCGAACTCCTCGGCGACTACTCGACATCGATGGCAGTACAACAGTAA
- a CDS encoding DUF7835 family putative zinc beta-ribbon protein, which yields MATTDDSFDGMTEHCDDCGTQTPHQVSVQIRTESRKEENAQFSREPYRVSECQHCGSRSSQRMNNA from the coding sequence ATGGCAACGACAGACGACTCGTTCGACGGGATGACAGAGCACTGCGACGACTGTGGAACGCAGACCCCCCATCAGGTTTCGGTCCAGATCCGCACGGAGAGTCGCAAGGAAGAAAACGCCCAGTTCTCCCGCGAACCCTACCGGGTCTCGGAGTGTCAGCACTGCGGGAGCCGGTCCAGCCAGCGGATGAACAACGCCTGA
- a CDS encoding DUF5817 domain-containing protein: MYAVVGCTDCSALWLVEGRQQTAQCQRCGKTHQFERLKKFVETDDEDHAREVRASMLANRQDHGEAFAEVDSFAELETQVGDAVVDDQEYLEGSGIDADAVDDAADRAMESSTGGSQSRKETVLDALRTLDEPTEDAVVEYATERGVPAEYVRKSLNKLAQRGRVSENGGVYRLL; this comes from the coding sequence ATGTACGCCGTCGTGGGCTGTACCGACTGCAGCGCGCTCTGGCTCGTCGAGGGGCGCCAGCAGACCGCCCAGTGCCAGCGCTGTGGGAAGACCCACCAGTTCGAGAGGCTCAAGAAGTTCGTCGAGACCGACGACGAGGACCACGCCCGCGAGGTTCGGGCGTCGATGCTGGCCAACCGGCAGGACCACGGCGAGGCGTTCGCCGAGGTGGACTCGTTTGCCGAACTCGAAACACAGGTCGGCGACGCCGTCGTCGACGATCAGGAGTATCTGGAGGGCTCGGGCATCGACGCCGACGCCGTCGACGACGCCGCGGATCGGGCGATGGAATCCTCGACCGGTGGGAGTCAGAGCCGCAAGGAGACGGTGCTCGACGCGCTCCGGACGCTCGACGAGCCGACCGAGGACGCCGTCGTCGAGTACGCGACCGAACGCGGCGTCCCGGCGGAGTACGTCCGAAAGAGTCTGAACAAGCTCGCGCAACGAGGGCGCGTCTCGGAGAACGGCGGCGTCTATCGGCTGCTCTGA
- a CDS encoding winged helix-turn-helix domain-containing protein, with product MAESGPPARGEDDRPESSILPDQSMLSLDQYLAMQRAVGNETRFRVLDALVEDGPHSAAELRDALGVESNTLHYHLDELVDVGLVENRKRKTPDSDGLYSYYRATSLGEGILTRGVRELMREERDLLDAYGR from the coding sequence ATGGCAGAGAGCGGCCCCCCTGCGCGCGGCGAGGACGACCGGCCAGAGTCGTCGATACTCCCCGACCAGAGTATGCTGTCGCTGGACCAGTACCTCGCAATGCAACGCGCCGTGGGCAACGAAACCCGGTTTCGGGTGCTCGACGCGCTCGTCGAGGACGGCCCCCACAGCGCCGCGGAGCTACGCGATGCGCTCGGCGTCGAGTCCAACACGTTGCACTACCACCTCGACGAACTGGTCGATGTCGGACTCGTCGAGAACCGCAAGCGCAAGACCCCCGACAGCGACGGGCTCTACTCGTACTACCGCGCGACCTCGCTGGGCGAGGGGATCTTGACCCGCGGCGTCCGCGAACTCATGCGCGAGGAGCGGGACCTGCTGGACGCCTACGGCCGGTAA
- a CDS encoding DUF7509 family protein, with product MRDRIVSELGDLPYGRFLVYVMGPYQAFDPRALRETTDPEAMPASVDFGTLVDAEPEMDRDEAALDLLLEVRDSLRTDVGVNAFLAIDADVPLEEMDAATQSVAFSKASNAVVYVVPRVGDNLGVGIEVGSVLEALFADGQNDHRERVVFAHESGVRSAMIAAVRDRWDARIVSYEDRTELVEQVQLFVRDIARKELRGDLDRLDE from the coding sequence ATGCGCGATCGGATCGTGTCGGAACTCGGCGATCTACCCTATGGACGATTTCTCGTCTACGTGATGGGACCCTACCAAGCGTTCGATCCGCGAGCGCTCCGTGAGACGACCGATCCCGAGGCGATGCCGGCGTCGGTCGACTTTGGCACGCTAGTCGACGCCGAGCCGGAGATGGACCGCGACGAAGCCGCGCTCGACCTGCTGCTGGAAGTTCGTGACTCGCTGCGAACGGACGTGGGAGTGAACGCGTTTCTCGCGATCGACGCCGACGTTCCGCTCGAAGAGATGGACGCCGCGACCCAAAGCGTCGCCTTCTCGAAGGCCAGCAACGCGGTCGTCTACGTCGTCCCCCGCGTCGGCGACAACCTCGGCGTCGGGATCGAGGTCGGGTCCGTGCTGGAGGCGTTGTTCGCTGACGGACAGAACGACCACCGCGAGCGAGTCGTGTTCGCCCACGAGTCCGGCGTTCGCAGCGCGATGATCGCGGCGGTCAGAGATCGCTGGGACGCTAGGATCGTCAGTTACGAAGACCGGACGGAACTCGTCGAGCAAGTGCAGCTGTTCGTCCGCGACATCGCACGCAAGGAGCTCCGCGGCGACCTCGATCGACTCGACGAGTAA
- the icd gene encoding isocitrate dehydrogenase (NADP(+)), protein MSYDKIEVPEDGEKITVSDAEGEELDVPENPIIPIIHGDGIGKDVGPAAQKILEAAADATGREINWMRVYAGESAREKYDENLPEETVDAIREHRVAIKGPLTTPVGAGFRSLNVALRQTLDLYANVRPTYYLDGVPSPMKSPEEMDMVTFRENTEDVYAGIEWEAGTDEVEQVRDFVEQDMGFDSTIHEGPVGIGIKPITEKGSKRLVREAIDYALEHDRDKVTLVHKGNIMKFTEGQFSEWGMEVADEEYPDDEVFAAPDSLWETQEDIDIPEGAVMVEERLADAMLQWMQLRTDEFDVMAMPNLNGDYLSDAAGAQIGGLGIAPGANFGEARCLAEPVHGSAPKRAGQDQANPTALTLSGVLMFDYIGWDDAAQLVKDAVEETISSGKVTYDLERNLEDAEKLSTTEFSDTVVENIEKLS, encoded by the coding sequence ATGAGCTACGACAAGATCGAAGTCCCCGAAGACGGCGAGAAGATCACCGTCTCGGACGCTGAAGGCGAGGAGCTCGACGTTCCCGAGAATCCGATCATCCCGATCATCCACGGCGACGGAATCGGGAAAGACGTCGGTCCCGCCGCCCAGAAGATCCTCGAAGCCGCCGCTGACGCGACGGGCCGCGAGATCAACTGGATGCGCGTCTACGCCGGCGAGAGCGCACGCGAGAAGTACGACGAGAACCTCCCCGAGGAGACCGTCGACGCGATTCGAGAGCACCGCGTTGCGATCAAGGGCCCGCTGACGACGCCCGTCGGCGCCGGTTTCCGTTCGCTGAACGTCGCGCTCCGACAGACGCTCGACCTCTACGCGAACGTCCGCCCGACCTACTACCTCGACGGCGTTCCGTCGCCCATGAAGTCGCCCGAGGAGATGGACATGGTGACGTTCCGGGAGAACACCGAGGACGTCTACGCCGGCATCGAGTGGGAAGCCGGCACCGACGAAGTCGAGCAGGTCCGCGACTTCGTCGAACAGGACATGGGCTTCGACTCGACCATCCACGAGGGCCCGGTCGGCATCGGCATCAAGCCCATCACCGAGAAGGGCTCCAAGCGCCTCGTCCGCGAGGCCATCGACTACGCCCTCGAGCACGACCGCGACAAGGTCACGCTCGTCCACAAGGGGAACATCATGAAGTTCACCGAGGGGCAGTTCTCCGAGTGGGGCATGGAGGTCGCCGACGAGGAGTACCCCGACGACGAGGTCTTCGCCGCACCCGACTCCCTGTGGGAGACTCAGGAGGACATCGACATCCCCGAGGGCGCCGTCATGGTCGAGGAGCGCCTCGCCGACGCGATGCTCCAGTGGATGCAGCTGCGCACCGACGAGTTCGACGTCATGGCGATGCCGAACCTCAACGGCGACTACCTCAGCGACGCCGCCGGCGCCCAGATCGGCGGCCTCGGCATCGCGCCGGGCGCCAACTTCGGTGAGGCACGCTGTCTCGCCGAGCCCGTCCACGGCTCCGCGCCCAAGCGCGCCGGGCAGGATCAGGCCAACCCGACCGCGCTGACCCTGTCGGGCGTCCTGATGTTCGATTACATCGGCTGGGACGACGCCGCCCAGCTCGTCAAGGACGCCGTCGAGGAGACGATCTCCTCGGGCAAGGTCACCTACGACCTCGAGCGCAACCTCGAGGACGCCGAGAAGCTCTCGACGACGGAGTTCTCCGACACCGTCGTGGAGAACATCGAGAAACTTTCGTAG
- a CDS encoding isoaspartyl peptidase/L-asparaginase, with amino-acid sequence MQVIVHGGAGGAPDEPEQRQTVLDRAAEQGASAETPIDAVESAVGVLEAAPRFNAGTGGAIQSDGGVRTDAGIMTGDGEVGAACSMSGVERALEVARVVMMETPHVLLSGEHAVALAADYGVETGLDLKTERTRERWEQTTPPEGTPSEQLAWIHDHFGATGEAGPDADPSDHDTVGAVASDGDSVVAATSTGGRWYALAGRVGDVPQVGGGFFAAESGGASATGAGEEIAKTGLARRAVGLLDEGLTPDAAAESVIGSFDAETDASAGIIVADNHGRVGSAYNSEAMQTSAAGTVE; translated from the coding sequence ATGCAGGTGATCGTCCACGGCGGCGCCGGCGGCGCACCCGACGAGCCAGAACAGCGACAGACCGTCCTCGACCGGGCGGCCGAGCAGGGAGCCAGCGCCGAGACGCCGATCGACGCCGTCGAGAGCGCTGTCGGCGTCCTCGAAGCCGCACCGCGGTTCAACGCCGGCACCGGCGGCGCGATCCAGAGCGACGGCGGCGTCCGCACGGACGCCGGGATCATGACCGGCGACGGCGAGGTCGGCGCGGCCTGCTCGATGTCGGGCGTCGAGCGGGCACTGGAAGTCGCGCGCGTCGTGATGATGGAGACACCACACGTACTGCTCAGCGGTGAGCACGCCGTCGCGCTCGCGGCGGACTACGGCGTCGAGACTGGCCTCGACCTCAAAACGGAGCGAACGCGCGAGCGCTGGGAGCAAACGACACCGCCGGAGGGCACGCCGAGCGAGCAACTGGCGTGGATTCACGACCACTTCGGCGCGACGGGCGAAGCCGGCCCGGACGCCGATCCGTCGGACCACGACACCGTCGGCGCGGTGGCGTCCGACGGCGATAGCGTGGTGGCGGCGACCTCGACCGGCGGGCGCTGGTACGCGCTTGCGGGGCGAGTCGGCGACGTGCCCCAAGTCGGGGGCGGCTTTTTCGCCGCCGAGTCCGGCGGTGCGAGCGCGACCGGCGCCGGCGAGGAGATCGCGAAGACCGGACTCGCACGGCGGGCCGTCGGCTTACTCGACGAGGGGCTGACGCCAGACGCCGCCGCCGAGAGCGTCATCGGCTCGTTCGACGCCGAGACCGACGCCTCGGCGGGCATCATCGTCGCGGACAATCACGGTCGCGTCGGCAGCGCGTACAACAGCGAGGCGATGCAGACCAGCGCCGCCGGGACGGTCGAATGA
- a CDS encoding cupin domain-containing protein yields the protein MDVVSPSDEASTEAVEGVHLSLLAGGDRMNLQRFEIEPGAVVPEHSHPHEQTGLVVEGTLTFVLADGTERPVGPGETYALAGGEAHAAENRGDDPVVGVDVFSPPRTDPDWQD from the coding sequence ATGGATGTCGTCTCACCGTCTGACGAAGCATCGACCGAAGCCGTCGAGGGCGTACACCTGTCGCTGCTGGCCGGCGGCGACCGGATGAACCTCCAGCGCTTCGAGATCGAGCCGGGCGCCGTCGTGCCCGAGCACAGCCATCCTCACGAGCAGACCGGACTCGTCGTCGAGGGGACGTTGACGTTCGTGCTGGCCGACGGGACCGAGCGACCGGTCGGCCCCGGCGAGACGTACGCGCTCGCTGGCGGCGAGGCCCACGCCGCGGAGAACCGTGGCGACGATCCGGTCGTCGGCGTCGACGTGTTCAGTCCGCCGCGGACGGACCCGGACTGGCAGGACTGA
- a CDS encoding HIT family protein, with translation MEQVFAPWRIEWVERDGDGGDDRCPFCALPEGTDDRENRIVARSDRAFVLLNNYPYNPGHAMVIPRVHTGDYRDLDEETLLDHARLKQRTVDAIETAFDPDGFNAGLNLGGDAAGGSIDDHLHTHVVPRWSGDTNFMAVIGETKVIVEALDDTYERVREAFAAQDGVEVPADGDAAVEIVDPRS, from the coding sequence ATGGAGCAGGTCTTTGCACCGTGGCGGATCGAGTGGGTCGAACGCGACGGCGACGGCGGCGACGATCGGTGTCCGTTCTGTGCGTTGCCCGAGGGGACCGACGACCGCGAGAACCGGATCGTCGCCCGGAGCGATCGGGCGTTCGTGCTGCTCAACAACTACCCGTACAACCCCGGGCACGCGATGGTGATTCCGCGGGTCCACACGGGCGACTACCGCGATCTCGACGAGGAGACGCTGCTCGATCACGCGCGGCTCAAGCAGCGGACGGTCGACGCCATCGAGACCGCGTTCGATCCCGACGGCTTCAACGCCGGACTGAACCTCGGTGGCGACGCCGCCGGCGGGTCGATCGACGACCACCTCCACACTCACGTCGTGCCGCGCTGGAGCGGCGACACGAACTTCATGGCCGTGATCGGCGAGACGAAAGTGATCGTCGAGGCGCTCGACGACACCTACGAGCGCGTCCGCGAGGCGTTCGCCGCCCAAGACGGCGTCGAAGTGCCGGCCGACGGCGACGCCGCCGTCGAGATCGTCGACCCGCGGTCGTAG
- a CDS encoding GNAT family N-acetyltransferase: MTEVRVVTDEREREDAFAVREDVFVDEQGVDEELEYDEHDEPEADAVHFVAYDGDDPVGAARLRFPEQGIGKVERVAVLASHRGDDLGRDLMDAVHAAARDHGVETLKLHAQTRAAGFYERLGYEARGEEFEEAGIPHVEMRRSLSGGT; the protein is encoded by the coding sequence ATGACCGAAGTTCGCGTCGTCACCGACGAGCGCGAGCGCGAGGACGCGTTCGCAGTGCGAGAAGACGTTTTCGTCGACGAGCAGGGCGTCGACGAGGAACTGGAGTACGACGAGCACGACGAGCCAGAGGCCGACGCCGTCCACTTCGTCGCCTACGACGGCGACGACCCCGTGGGCGCGGCGCGGCTTCGCTTCCCCGAGCAGGGCATCGGGAAGGTCGAGCGCGTCGCCGTGCTGGCGTCCCACCGCGGGGACGATCTCGGGCGCGATCTGATGGACGCCGTGCACGCCGCTGCGCGCGACCATGGGGTCGAGACCCTGAAACTGCACGCCCAGACGCGTGCCGCCGGCTTCTACGAACGACTGGGCTACGAGGCTCGCGGCGAAGAGTTCGAGGAGGCCGGCATTCCCCACGTCGAGATGCGGCGGTCGCTGTCCGGTGGAACGTGA
- a CDS encoding helix-turn-helix domain-containing protein: MTPPTDDSTVDAALRAVLRITPDSDAACGVLSAASEESVSVRGGVSGGAEVGAACHADVAVEGDRRLVSDAATGECICPVFADHRCVPRVERAVDGAVVVRLSVPDRETLRSVVADLRDRGAGVELERLNAGADAEGAQTVELDAGEITDKQREAIRVADRLGYYDTPREADLGEVAAELGISRSAASQRLNGAASTLVLELIRAESGDSRADG, encoded by the coding sequence ATGACACCACCCACCGACGACAGCACGGTCGACGCAGCGCTTCGCGCAGTGCTCCGGATCACGCCGGATTCGGACGCTGCCTGTGGAGTGCTCTCGGCGGCGTCCGAGGAATCGGTGTCGGTCCGAGGCGGCGTCAGCGGCGGCGCCGAGGTCGGGGCGGCCTGTCACGCCGATGTCGCCGTCGAGGGCGACCGCCGGCTCGTCAGCGACGCCGCCACCGGGGAGTGTATCTGCCCGGTGTTCGCGGACCATCGCTGTGTGCCACGCGTCGAACGGGCGGTCGACGGCGCGGTCGTCGTCCGGTTGTCGGTCCCCGACCGCGAGACGCTCCGGAGCGTCGTCGCCGATCTCCGTGACCGCGGCGCCGGCGTCGAACTCGAGCGGCTGAACGCCGGCGCGGACGCCGAAGGAGCCCAGACAGTCGAACTCGACGCCGGAGAGATCACCGACAAGCAGCGCGAGGCGATCCGCGTCGCGGACCGACTGGGCTACTACGACACGCCGCGAGAGGCCGACCTCGGGGAGGTAGCAGCGGAACTGGGCATCTCTCGATCGGCAGCGTCACAGCGGCTCAACGGCGCCGCCTCGACGCTCGTACTCGAACTGATCCGGGCGGAATCGGGCGACAGTCGGGCGGACGGCTGA
- a CDS encoding DUF7533 family protein, with amino-acid sequence MKLGILESITFVGTLAVAIPMVYAGGSLYLSGEPIGLLFVGLGVLLVVAEHVLTTPQDLPFVAVEKIAGGVLPDPEESESNDEE; translated from the coding sequence ATGAAACTGGGCATCTTGGAGTCGATCACGTTCGTCGGCACGCTCGCGGTGGCGATCCCGATGGTCTACGCCGGCGGGAGCCTCTACCTTTCGGGCGAGCCGATCGGCCTGCTCTTCGTCGGGCTCGGCGTCCTGCTCGTCGTCGCCGAGCACGTGCTCACGACGCCCCAAGACCTGCCCTTCGTCGCCGTCGAGAAAATCGCCGGCGGCGTCCTGCCCGATCCCGAGGAGTCCGAATCGAACGACGAGGAGTGA
- a CDS encoding cation diffusion facilitator family transporter, with amino-acid sequence MERKAALRRVGLVVLVGNVLLVAAKAAVWARTGSLALGSEAVNSLTDVAYSVVILGGLYLTTQPPDLEHPHGHERIEPFVSLFVAAGIFAAGGAILWRSIGSILSGSIAVAQGPAAAVVLVLSAAVKFGLYRYCLRVAASNNSPAVTATAVDNRNDILASVAALVGVLGAQAGYPILDPIAATLVAGAILYTGVEIVSDNVNYLVGAAPPDDLRGEIVRRALAHPEVEGVHDVVAHYVGPEIDVSLHIEVEGEHTLLSAHEIESEVIESIRDLDEVDDVFVHVDPRELGEWKDDYAEQLAARDGE; translated from the coding sequence ATGGAGCGCAAGGCGGCGCTCAGACGCGTCGGGTTGGTCGTGCTGGTGGGCAACGTCCTGCTGGTGGCGGCCAAAGCCGCCGTCTGGGCCCGGACGGGAAGTCTGGCGCTGGGGTCGGAAGCCGTCAACAGCCTCACCGACGTTGCCTACAGCGTCGTCATTCTGGGCGGGCTCTACCTGACCACCCAGCCGCCGGATCTCGAACACCCCCACGGCCACGAGCGGATCGAGCCGTTCGTCTCGCTGTTCGTCGCCGCGGGCATCTTCGCCGCCGGCGGAGCGATCCTCTGGCGGTCGATCGGGTCGATTCTGAGCGGCTCGATCGCCGTCGCGCAGGGACCAGCCGCGGCCGTCGTCCTCGTCCTGTCGGCCGCAGTCAAGTTCGGGCTCTACCGCTACTGCCTGCGCGTCGCCGCGAGCAACAACTCGCCTGCCGTCACCGCGACGGCCGTCGACAACCGTAACGACATCCTCGCGTCGGTCGCCGCGCTGGTGGGCGTGCTCGGCGCGCAGGCGGGGTACCCGATCCTCGACCCGATCGCGGCGACGCTGGTCGCCGGGGCGATCCTTTATACCGGCGTCGAGATCGTCTCCGACAACGTCAACTATCTGGTCGGCGCGGCGCCGCCGGACGACCTGCGCGGCGAGATCGTCCGTCGGGCGCTCGCCCACCCGGAGGTCGAGGGCGTCCACGACGTGGTCGCCCACTACGTCGGCCCGGAGATCGACGTGAGCCTCCACATCGAGGTCGAGGGCGAGCACACGCTGCTGTCGGCCCACGAGATCGAGTCCGAAGTGATCGAGTCGATCCGCGATCTGGATGAAGTCGACGACGTGTTCGTCCACGTCGACCCGCGCGAACTCGGCGAGTGGAAAGACGACTACGCCGAGCAACTGGCGGCCAGAGACGGCGAGTGA
- the hmgA gene encoding hydroxymethylglutaryl-CoA reductase (NADPH) — protein sequence MTDPEDLAERVREGEVRLHELEDHADHETAAEARRRYVAAETGTDLETIGEYAFDAEDAEPNVENMIGAAQIPMGVVGPVSIAGGAIEGEHFLPLATTEGALLASVNRGCSAIRSAGGADARITDSGMTRAPVFRVDGVVEAKQVVDWVADNEESLREAAESTTSHGELLGVEPYVVGDSVYLRFAYDTKDAMGMNMATIATGEACDVIEAETPAELVALSGNLCSDKKPAAINAVEGRGRTVTADVELDRELVEERFGTTPEAIAEANTRKNLVGSAKAGSLGFNAHAANVVAAAFLATGQDEAQVVEGANAITTIDDRGDSLYASVSIASLEVGTVGGGTKLPTQAEALDVLDLRGGGDPPGSNADALAEIIAVGALAGELSLLAALASRHLSSAHEDLGR from the coding sequence ATGACCGATCCCGAAGACCTCGCGGAGCGCGTGCGCGAGGGCGAGGTGCGCCTGCACGAACTCGAAGACCACGCGGACCACGAGACCGCGGCCGAGGCCCGGCGGCGCTACGTCGCCGCCGAAACCGGTACCGATCTGGAGACGATCGGCGAGTACGCGTTCGACGCCGAGGACGCCGAGCCGAACGTCGAGAACATGATCGGCGCCGCCCAGATTCCGATGGGCGTCGTCGGCCCGGTCTCGATCGCCGGCGGGGCGATCGAGGGCGAACATTTCCTCCCGCTGGCGACGACCGAGGGCGCCTTGCTCGCCAGCGTGAACCGCGGCTGCTCGGCGATCCGCTCGGCGGGCGGCGCCGACGCTCGGATCACCGACTCGGGGATGACTCGCGCGCCCGTGTTCCGCGTCGACGGCGTCGTCGAGGCGAAGCAGGTCGTCGACTGGGTCGCCGACAACGAGGAGAGCTTGCGCGAAGCCGCCGAGTCGACGACCAGCCACGGCGAGTTGCTCGGCGTCGAACCCTACGTCGTCGGCGACTCGGTCTACCTTCGGTTCGCCTACGACACGAAAGACGCGATGGGGATGAACATGGCGACGATCGCCACCGGCGAGGCCTGCGACGTGATCGAAGCCGAGACGCCCGCCGAACTCGTCGCGCTCTCCGGAAATCTCTGCTCGGACAAGAAACCCGCCGCGATCAACGCCGTCGAAGGACGCGGGCGAACCGTGACCGCCGACGTGGAACTCGACCGCGAACTCGTCGAGGAGCGCTTTGGCACGACGCCCGAAGCCATCGCGGAGGCCAACACGCGAAAGAACCTCGTCGGGAGCGCGAAGGCCGGCAGTCTCGGATTTAACGCCCACGCCGCCAACGTCGTCGCCGCGGCGTTTCTGGCGACCGGGCAGGACGAAGCGCAGGTCGTCGAGGGTGCAAACGCCATCACGACGATCGACGATCGGGGCGATTCGCTGTACGCGAGCGTCAGCATCGCCAGCCTCGAAGTCGGCACCGTCGGCGGGGGGACGAAACTCCCGACGCAGGCAGAAGCACTCGACGTGCTCGATCTGCGGGGCGGCGGCGACCCGCCGGGGTCGAACGCCGACGCGCTCGCGGAGATCATCGCCGTCGGCGCACTCGCTGGCGAACTCTCCTTGCTGGCGGCGCTGGCGTCCCGGCACCTGTCGAGCGCCCACGAGGATCTCGGGCGCTGA
- the map gene encoding type II methionyl aminopeptidase: MAETDVDLDAEQYEKHREAGEILAQVREEAAERVEVGASHLEVAEFAEDRIRELGGKPAFPVNISIDEEAAHATPSVGDETTFGEEMINLDIGVHVDGWLADTAVTVDLSGNTELAEAPAEALDAALDLIEPGVETGEIGAEIESVIEGYGYNPVVNLTGHGLGHWEQHTEPTIPNRSVSQGTTLEVGDVVAIEPFATDGSGKVSEGSDEEIFALEREGSVRNRQARQALEQIAEEFRTLPFATRWLDVSRASMALRRLKSADIVHGYPVLKEDDGALVSQKEHTIIVTEDGCEVTTER, encoded by the coding sequence ATGGCAGAGACCGACGTCGATCTGGACGCCGAGCAGTACGAGAAACACCGAGAGGCCGGCGAGATCCTCGCACAGGTACGCGAGGAGGCCGCCGAGCGCGTCGAGGTCGGCGCCAGCCACCTAGAAGTCGCCGAGTTCGCCGAGGACCGCATCCGCGAGCTCGGCGGGAAGCCGGCGTTCCCCGTCAATATCAGCATCGACGAGGAGGCGGCCCACGCGACGCCGAGCGTCGGCGACGAGACTACCTTCGGCGAGGAGATGATCAATCTGGACATCGGCGTCCACGTCGACGGCTGGCTCGCCGACACCGCCGTCACCGTCGACCTCTCGGGTAACACCGAACTCGCCGAAGCCCCCGCCGAGGCGCTCGACGCCGCCCTCGACCTGATCGAGCCCGGCGTCGAGACCGGCGAGATCGGCGCCGAGATCGAGTCCGTGATCGAGGGGTACGGCTACAACCCCGTCGTGAACCTCACGGGCCACGGGCTGGGCCACTGGGAGCAACACACCGAGCCGACGATCCCCAACCGGTCGGTCTCGCAGGGAACGACCCTCGAAGTCGGCGACGTGGTCGCCATCGAGCCGTTCGCCACCGACGGCTCGGGCAAGGTGAGCGAAGGCAGCGACGAGGAGATCTTCGCGCTCGAACGCGAGGGCTCGGTCCGCAACCGCCAAGCCCGCCAAGCGCTCGAACAGATCGCCGAGGAGTTCCGGACCCTGCCGTTTGCGACCCGGTGGCTGGATGTCAGCCGGGCGTCGATGGCGCTGCGACGCCTGAAATCGGCGGACATCGTCCACGGCTACCCCGTGCTCAAGGAAGACGACGGAGCGCTCGTGAGCCAGAAAGAGCACACGATCATCGTAACCGAGGACGGCTGTGAAGTGACGACCGAACGGTAA